Proteins co-encoded in one Scomber scombrus chromosome 14, fScoSco1.1, whole genome shotgun sequence genomic window:
- the wasf3a gene encoding actin-binding protein WASF3, producing MPLVKRNIEPRHLCHSAVPDGISNELECVTNNTLSAIIRQLSSLSKHAENVFGELFNEANTFYVRANGLQDRIDRLADKVTQLDSSVEEVSLQDINMRKAFKSSTIQNQQVLSKGSTPNSVSDMYNSSDRPPPLSTLTAYREDSTDAMNYYSDPSYFFDLWKEKMLQDTEEKRKERRKQREQKRCVESSTLQREVKKVRKARNRRHEWNMMAFDKELRPDHRHPQTLRRGGSSEGSLSPDGRPDIPDYPIPPVPAHAVCNYAKSHDYVPGNAHPSPPVEHEYHSIDVNYKRVTYPTAEPHGADRMNSSVRPPAAYNPVPPPPALGPAIPSAQTAFGFPLGALPPKPHNGVLHVGPGYALPPVPPMGPRMVPPPPGPPPPPLPPPAAPSHLSGHSEGSRADTKTVRDARSDLLSAIRMGIRLKKVQEQQEQQSKHEPVGNDVATILSRRIAVEYSDSEDDSELDENEWSD from the exons ATGCCTTTGGTCAAGAGAAACATTGAGCCTCGGCACCTATGCCACAGTGCCGTACCCGATGGAATCAGCAATGAGCTGGAATGTGTAACCAACAACACGCTGTCTGCCATCATCCGCCAGCTCAGTAGCCTGA GTAAAcatgcagaaaatgtgtttggggAACTTTTTAATGAAGCCAATACCTTTTATGTGCGTGCCAATGGTCTCCAGGACCGTATCGACCGTTTGGCCGACAAGGTCACCCagctggactccagtgtggaggAAG TCTCACTTCAGGACATAAACATGAGGAAGGCTTTTAAAAGCTCTACCATCCAGAACCAGCAGGTTTTGTCCAAAGGCAGCACTCCGAACTCTGTGTCTGACATGTACAACAGCAGCGACAGGCCTCCTCCTCTGAGCACCCTCACTGCCTACAG agAGGATTCCACTGACGCCATGAATTACTACTCTGACCCGTCATACTTCTTTGACTTGTGGAAGGAGAAGATGCTTCAGGatacagaggaaaagaggaaagagaggaggaagcaaAGG GAACAGAAGCGATGTGTGGAAAGCAGCACCCTTCAGCGTGAAGTGAAGAAGGTGAGAAAGGCTCGAAACCGCAGACACGAGTGGAACATGATGGCATTTGATAAAGAGCTTCGTCCAGATCATCGCCATCCACAAACACTGCGGCGAGGGGGGTCGTCTGAAGGCTCGCTCTCCCCTGATGGCAG GCCCGACATCCCAGACTACCCCATCCCTCCAGTGCCTGCCCACGCTGTTTGTAATTATGCCAAGTCTCATGATTACGTGCCTGGGAACGCACACCCCTCACCACCTGTGGAGCATGAATACCACAGCATTGATGTCAACTACAAGAGAGTAACCTACCCCACGGCAGAGCCTCATGGTGCAGATCGAATGAACAGTTCAGTTCGTCCACCTGCAGCTTACAA CcctgtccctcctcctcctgccctgGGTCCAGCCATCCCCTCAGCACAGACAGCCTTTGGTTTTCCTCTGGGCGCGCTACCACCAAAGCCTCATAATGGAGTTTTGCATGTAGGCCCAGGTTATGCACTCCCACCTGTGCCTCCTATGGGGCCTCGGATGGTTCCTCCTCCCCCAGGTCCCCCGcctccacctctccctcccCCAGCTGCACCATCACACCTATCAGGACACAGTGAAGGCAGCAGAGCTGACACTAAAACTGTGAGAGATGCGAGAAGTGATTTGCTGTCTGCCATCCGTATGG GCATCCGGCTGAAGAAAGTCCaagagcagcaggagcagcagagtAAGCATGAGCCGGTGGGGAACGACGTGGCCACCATCCTGTCCCGGCGTATTGCGGTGGAGTACAGCGACTCTGAAGACGACTCTGAGCTGGATGAAAATGAGTGGTCAGACTGA